In a single window of the Leptospira wolffii serovar Khorat str. Khorat-H2 genome:
- a CDS encoding chemotaxis protein CheW: MEVDYENLLKDYLVETKELLDVSEQAILELEKGYRPDEINTIFRAIHTIKGNSAIFDLPSVTKLSHAFESYLNHFRKTEIPPSSDEIHLFLRCIDVLKEMTEESDGGKNKDIGEILDKLEEYLTKSKHAAEPGKNGKHAVASEEPQTAGLYLKPKATTVQNTNGKVGVPKSYIERAESERRFLLLIRFRSGEGNLEKLSVLESGLGGQIEVLKTGSIPYSSSGTNGNGRMEEIHFAILLSSMDRERLIESSSFPLISVTSVSVPKASVELREASKIESNSSNILSSETKTESGKNKDNPSESYLKIPLQLLDHMINLAGETIVVRNQLLQRIESYEDPTLLAIVRNLSQLITSSQETVMRTRLQKLEALYKKIPRLIHDLERTTGKEVELILEGGEVELDKNLIDSISDPITHMIRNSVDHGLESPLDRIAAGKPRKGTVILSATLRGGNVILKVEDDGRGLNYRRIKEKAIEKGLLTEEEAERKSDEELSELIFSPGFSTAQAVSSTSGRGVGMDVVKMNFQKAGGSVSINSTLGKGTSVVASLPQTLSIINCQMVRSAGMLFAIPQQNISELILFDKRLVSSVEKKDVYQLRGHLLPILDLRQVFELSNESEDLNRFIVVVHTEKHKFGLLVEEIENPEEIVVKPLSKDLAKLNLYTGAAILGDGNVALIIDVAGIAKFLKLQPNVREELRSETKKDEKLKEHYLLFSVRSQLFGLNSNQVLRIELIDPKNIEKIMDREVMQYRGEIVELCRLDSYFKLKDKDHRPENTMILFQTAIGKKGILVNEIYNVIEEISAFTENEDQSSGVVGNGIVLEETVIVINPITILSKITKNLLKEAVSQ; encoded by the coding sequence ATGGAAGTAGATTACGAAAATTTACTAAAGGATTATTTGGTCGAGACCAAGGAGCTTTTGGACGTTTCCGAGCAAGCGATCCTAGAGTTGGAAAAAGGTTATCGTCCGGATGAAATCAATACGATTTTCCGCGCGATCCATACCATCAAGGGTAATTCCGCGATTTTCGATCTTCCTTCCGTTACCAAGCTATCCCATGCTTTCGAAAGTTATCTGAATCATTTTCGCAAAACGGAAATTCCTCCGAGTTCGGACGAAATCCATCTTTTCCTTAGATGCATCGATGTCCTCAAAGAGATGACCGAGGAGTCCGACGGAGGAAAGAACAAAGATATCGGCGAGATATTGGATAAGCTGGAGGAGTATCTGACCAAATCCAAACATGCCGCCGAGCCTGGAAAAAACGGAAAACATGCAGTTGCATCCGAGGAGCCTCAGACTGCCGGATTGTACCTAAAGCCCAAGGCGACTACCGTTCAGAATACCAACGGAAAAGTCGGCGTCCCTAAGAGCTATATAGAAAGGGCGGAATCCGAAAGAAGGTTCCTTTTACTCATAAGATTCCGCTCCGGAGAGGGGAACTTGGAAAAGCTATCCGTTTTAGAAAGCGGGTTAGGCGGTCAAATCGAGGTCTTAAAGACAGGATCGATTCCTTATTCTTCTTCCGGAACGAACGGAAACGGACGGATGGAGGAAATCCATTTTGCAATTCTGCTTTCTTCCATGGATAGGGAGAGACTTATAGAGTCGTCCTCTTTTCCGCTGATTTCCGTGACCTCCGTCTCCGTTCCCAAAGCTTCGGTGGAACTCCGTGAGGCGAGTAAAATCGAATCCAATTCTTCTAATATTCTATCTTCTGAAACTAAAACGGAATCGGGAAAGAATAAGGACAATCCTTCCGAATCTTATTTAAAGATCCCCCTTCAGTTGTTGGATCATATGATCAATTTAGCGGGAGAAACGATCGTAGTCAGAAATCAATTATTACAAAGGATAGAATCCTACGAGGATCCTACTCTTCTCGCGATCGTAAGAAATTTGAGTCAATTGATCACTTCCTCCCAGGAAACGGTGATGCGGACCAGACTGCAGAAGTTGGAGGCCTTGTACAAGAAGATCCCTCGCTTGATCCACGATTTGGAAAGGACCACCGGTAAGGAAGTGGAGTTGATTCTGGAGGGAGGGGAGGTGGAACTCGATAAGAATTTGATAGATTCCATCTCGGACCCGATCACGCATATGATCCGAAATTCGGTGGATCACGGTTTGGAGTCCCCTTTAGACAGAATTGCAGCAGGTAAACCTAGAAAAGGAACGGTAATACTCTCCGCGACCTTACGAGGCGGAAACGTGATCCTTAAAGTCGAGGACGACGGACGAGGATTGAATTACCGCCGTATCAAGGAAAAGGCGATAGAGAAGGGTCTACTTACGGAAGAAGAAGCCGAACGAAAATCCGACGAAGAACTTTCCGAACTCATTTTTTCTCCCGGATTCAGCACTGCTCAAGCGGTTTCTTCCACTTCCGGTCGCGGTGTCGGAATGGACGTGGTCAAGATGAACTTCCAAAAAGCGGGAGGATCCGTCTCTATCAATTCCACTCTTGGAAAAGGAACTTCGGTCGTCGCATCCCTTCCTCAGACTCTGTCGATCATCAATTGTCAAATGGTTCGAAGCGCCGGGATGCTGTTCGCCATTCCTCAGCAAAATATATCGGAGTTGATCCTTTTCGATAAGAGACTCGTCTCTTCCGTGGAAAAGAAGGATGTATACCAGCTCAGAGGACACCTTCTTCCCATATTGGATTTGAGACAGGTATTCGAACTTTCTAATGAATCCGAGGACCTGAATCGTTTTATCGTAGTTGTGCATACGGAGAAACACAAGTTCGGATTACTTGTGGAAGAGATAGAAAATCCCGAAGAAATCGTAGTTAAACCCTTATCCAAGGATCTTGCTAAACTGAATTTATACACGGGCGCTGCCATTCTCGGAGACGGAAATGTGGCTTTGATTATAGACGTCGCAGGAATCGCGAAATTCCTGAAGTTACAGCCGAATGTCCGCGAAGAACTCAGATCCGAAACCAAGAAGGACGAAAAACTCAAGGAACATTATCTCCTCTTCTCCGTCCGATCGCAACTCTTCGGATTGAATTCAAATCAGGTCCTGCGGATAGAACTCATCGATCCTAAAAACATAGAGAAAATCATGGATAGGGAAGTGATGCAGTATCGCGGCGAGATCGTGGAGCTTTGTCGCTTGGATTCCTATTTCAAACTGAAAGATAAGGATCACCGGCCAGAAAATACGATGATACTTTTCCAAACCGCGATAGGCAAGAAAGGAATACTAGTAAACGAGATCTATAATGTCATCGAAGAGATCTCCGCGTTCACCGAGAATGAGGACCAATCTTCCGGAGTCGTCGGTAACGGAATCGTTCTGGAAGAGACGGTAATCGTCATCAACCCGATCACTATCCTGAGTAAAATCACGAAGAACCTTCTAAAAGAAGCAGTTTCTCAATAA
- a CDS encoding NADase-type glycan-binding domain-containing protein, with protein sequence MIRIRFYSIWLIFGILSFFHQCRDPEPVIESIGASSTLLKNGKDSEYNVSNLVDGSYKSWCEGVRGQGIGEKIRLELKESTTIRKIYFVNGFGNPRYFWTNNRVANVRAIFPNAKQEETFTLYDHFKPQEIVLKNPTKDKSIELEILSVSEEPLGEKYPEDTCISEIGLQPLNVTVPTLQNVITDFKMVTFVDRTRGAHRYTVFGDGRVAGDYCAGCQVSEGFRGTWATRNGRIEMLYEIDTHVTGCDSMGEQECIRKEVSIKENFPSFNPLEIKNEAGETFEVEEWR encoded by the coding sequence ATGATAAGGATCCGGTTTTACTCGATTTGGCTCATTTTTGGAATTCTCTCTTTTTTCCACCAATGTCGGGACCCCGAACCGGTCATTGAATCGATTGGCGCTTCTTCTACGCTTCTGAAAAATGGAAAGGATTCCGAATACAATGTTAGCAATCTGGTCGACGGTTCCTACAAGAGTTGGTGCGAAGGCGTTCGCGGTCAGGGGATAGGAGAAAAAATCAGGTTGGAGTTGAAGGAATCGACCACGATCCGCAAAATCTATTTTGTAAACGGATTCGGAAATCCGAGGTATTTCTGGACAAACAATCGGGTCGCAAATGTTCGTGCGATCTTTCCGAATGCGAAACAAGAAGAGACTTTTACCTTATACGATCATTTTAAACCCCAAGAAATCGTATTAAAGAACCCTACTAAAGATAAGTCGATTGAATTAGAAATACTATCCGTGAGCGAAGAGCCTCTCGGGGAAAAGTATCCGGAAGATACTTGCATCTCCGAAATAGGTCTGCAGCCCTTAAATGTAACCGTCCCTACCTTGCAAAACGTAATTACGGACTTCAAGATGGTGACTTTCGTGGATAGAACGCGAGGCGCGCATAGATATACGGTTTTCGGAGACGGACGAGTTGCGGGAGATTATTGTGCTGGATGCCAGGTCTCGGAAGGATTCAGAGGGACTTGGGCGACTCGGAATGGAAGAATCGAAATGCTTTATGAAATCGATACGCATGTAACCGGATGCGATTCCATGGGGGAGCAGGAGTGTATACGAAAGGAAGTTTCAATTAAGGAGAATTTCCCTTCGTTTAACCCGTTGGAGATCAAAAATGAAGCCGGAGAAACATTCGAAGTGGAAGAATGGCGATAA
- the amt gene encoding ammonium transporter, whose translation MPKTSFDILWVIISSGLVFFMQAGFLCLESGLTRTKNSINVAIKNITDFGIATLIFYSVGFGLMYGKSFFGIVGTDSFFPTFYSDRPEVPVFFLFQLMFCGTAATIVSGAVAERMKFGAYIIVTTVISAFIYPVFGHWAWGKNLSDWEVLSGWLGRIGFVDFAGSTVVHSVGGWVGLAAMTLIGPRAGRYAKDGTIRTITGHNLPLAMLGTLILWFGWIGFNGGSTLELNGLVPGILVNTMLAASSGMGTALAYGWVRLKYAEATLPLNGALAGLVAITASCQAVTSLQSALIGVVAGILMFETREFLDRIRMDDAVGAIPVHLAAGVWGTIAVGIFGDLNILGTGLDRMEQIGIQALGILACSVLAFGLSYISLFLVNRFYRLRVSEHNEHQGLNYTEHRASTELNDLFLEMEYQKRTGDLSRNLSIEPFTEVGQIAERYNLVLEKIRNNIKEKEDLTNQLEQNLNLIQADLSTARKIQSSILSQNDKILGELEITVRYLPLTEVGGDFFDIMELRPGLVRVFLADATGHGVQAALMTMAIKAIYESLKRGIYSVTEIIYHLNNEFIHTFRNLNQFFTCIVVDIDTNTKSIRYASAGHIPQYVRDDDGIRKLEKTGRIIGVVPKTQYTSREIEFPPGGQLLLFTDGLVEQWNSNKEEFGEARVEEMIQMFDGSVREGIDHILKKQDSFLNGLPKQDDISVIGINWKKDDPSP comes from the coding sequence ATGCCGAAAACCAGTTTCGACATACTTTGGGTCATTATCTCCTCCGGCCTCGTCTTCTTCATGCAGGCGGGATTTCTCTGTCTCGAATCCGGCTTAACCCGAACTAAGAATTCGATCAACGTAGCGATTAAGAATATTACGGATTTCGGAATCGCGACTTTGATCTTCTACTCCGTTGGTTTCGGGCTTATGTACGGGAAAAGCTTTTTCGGAATCGTAGGAACCGATTCCTTTTTTCCCACATTCTACTCGGATCGTCCCGAGGTCCCTGTATTCTTTCTTTTCCAGCTCATGTTCTGCGGGACCGCCGCTACCATAGTCTCGGGAGCAGTCGCGGAAAGAATGAAATTCGGGGCTTATATCATAGTGACGACCGTGATTTCCGCTTTTATCTATCCGGTATTCGGGCATTGGGCTTGGGGAAAGAACTTAAGCGATTGGGAAGTCCTTTCCGGTTGGTTGGGAAGAATCGGATTCGTGGATTTTGCGGGATCCACTGTAGTTCATAGCGTCGGCGGTTGGGTCGGTCTTGCCGCCATGACTCTGATCGGTCCTCGAGCCGGGAGATACGCTAAGGACGGTACGATTCGAACCATCACGGGTCATAATCTTCCGTTAGCGATGCTCGGGACCCTGATATTATGGTTCGGTTGGATAGGATTTAACGGAGGGAGTACCTTAGAATTGAACGGTCTCGTTCCGGGCATTTTGGTAAACACGATGTTAGCGGCTTCCAGCGGAATGGGAACCGCCTTAGCTTACGGTTGGGTACGCTTAAAATATGCGGAGGCTACTTTGCCCTTAAACGGGGCCTTGGCGGGATTAGTCGCGATTACGGCGTCCTGTCAGGCAGTCACCTCCTTGCAGTCCGCATTAATCGGGGTAGTTGCAGGAATTTTAATGTTCGAAACTAGGGAGTTCCTGGATAGAATCAGGATGGACGACGCGGTCGGGGCGATCCCCGTGCACCTCGCCGCTGGGGTTTGGGGGACTATAGCGGTAGGGATATTCGGAGACTTGAATATTCTCGGAACCGGTCTGGACAGAATGGAACAAATCGGGATACAGGCCCTGGGAATTCTCGCCTGTTCCGTTCTTGCTTTCGGACTTAGCTATATCAGCCTATTTTTGGTGAATCGATTTTATCGTCTGAGAGTTTCGGAGCATAACGAACACCAGGGCTTGAATTATACGGAACATAGGGCCTCCACGGAATTGAACGATTTATTTCTGGAAATGGAATACCAGAAAAGAACAGGAGATCTGAGTCGTAATCTTTCCATAGAACCTTTCACCGAAGTGGGGCAGATCGCGGAAAGATATAATCTGGTATTGGAAAAGATTCGGAACAATATCAAGGAGAAGGAGGACCTGACCAATCAGCTGGAGCAAAACTTGAATCTGATCCAAGCGGACCTCTCCACTGCCCGCAAGATCCAATCCAGTATCCTATCCCAAAACGACAAAATTCTGGGAGAACTCGAAATTACGGTTCGTTATCTGCCCTTGACGGAAGTAGGCGGAGACTTTTTCGATATTATGGAACTGCGTCCCGGATTGGTTCGGGTATTCTTGGCGGACGCAACCGGACACGGTGTCCAGGCGGCGCTAATGACTATGGCGATCAAGGCGATTTATGAATCCTTAAAGCGCGGGATTTATAGCGTGACTGAGATCATATACCATCTAAACAACGAATTCATACATACTTTCCGTAATTTGAATCAGTTTTTCACTTGTATCGTTGTCGATATAGATACGAATACGAAATCCATACGTTATGCATCTGCAGGTCATATCCCTCAATATGTGAGGGATGACGACGGTATCCGAAAACTGGAAAAAACGGGAAGAATCATAGGCGTGGTTCCGAAGACCCAGTATACCTCCCGAGAGATAGAGTTTCCTCCCGGCGGCCAATTGCTTCTATTTACCGATGGTCTGGTGGAGCAATGGAATTCCAACAAAGAGGAATTCGGAGAGGCTAGGGTGGAGGAAATGATCCAAATGTTCGACGGATCCGTAAGAGAAGGAATCGATCATATACTTAAAAAACAGGATTCCTTCTTAAACGGTCTTCCCAAACAGGACGATATTTCCGTAATCGGAATCAACTGGAAAAAAGACGATCCTAGTCCTTGA
- a CDS encoding MBL fold metallo-hydrolase has product MMGPKTKRFSLATAILFGVLFILTLCQTACLSSFGGNPAGQRLERMKKSRQFQGEYFENNPIVPMIVPGTYGQMLRRQLFGSEIRVPSKPVPVVIPNPEDFVSPSPQGLRAIWLGHATVLVEIDGIRILTDPVFSDKVSPFESIGPGRFFPVPIPLKNLPPIDAVVVSHDHYDHLDMETAKFLTSKGTKYFVPLGIGAHLETWGIPSEKIVELDWWDKGNIKNIEIICTPAVHYSGRGLFNRKSTLWSSWSILGPKHRFFHSGDTGYSTHFKEIGKRLGPFQLTSVKIGAYDWTWEGIHMNPEHALQAHLDLNGKKFLPVHWGTFNLAIHSWEEPIQRAVKAAEENGIDIATPKPGEWVDANSKSSFEKWWEKIKD; this is encoded by the coding sequence ATGATGGGACCCAAAACGAAACGTTTCTCCCTAGCGACCGCAATCTTATTTGGAGTGTTATTCATTCTCACGCTCTGCCAAACCGCTTGTTTGAGTTCCTTCGGAGGAAATCCGGCCGGCCAAAGATTGGAAAGAATGAAAAAATCTCGCCAATTCCAGGGAGAGTATTTCGAAAATAATCCCATTGTGCCGATGATCGTTCCCGGAACTTACGGCCAGATGTTAAGAAGACAACTATTCGGTTCGGAGATCAGAGTCCCTTCCAAACCTGTGCCGGTGGTGATTCCGAATCCCGAGGACTTCGTTTCTCCTTCTCCCCAGGGACTGCGAGCGATTTGGCTCGGTCATGCCACAGTTTTAGTCGAAATAGACGGTATCCGCATTCTGACCGATCCCGTTTTTTCGGATAAAGTATCTCCTTTCGAAAGTATCGGTCCAGGTCGATTCTTCCCCGTCCCCATCCCATTGAAGAATCTGCCGCCCATCGACGCAGTAGTGGTATCTCACGACCATTACGATCATCTAGATATGGAAACCGCGAAATTTCTAACGAGCAAAGGTACTAAATATTTCGTACCCCTCGGAATCGGCGCCCACCTAGAAACCTGGGGGATTCCTTCGGAAAAGATAGTGGAACTGGATTGGTGGGACAAAGGGAATATTAAGAATATCGAAATTATCTGCACCCCCGCAGTTCATTATTCGGGAAGGGGTCTCTTTAACCGCAAATCCACTCTTTGGTCTTCTTGGTCCATACTCGGTCCTAAGCATAGATTCTTCCATAGCGGGGACACGGGATATTCTACTCATTTCAAGGAAATCGGAAAAAGACTGGGACCGTTCCAACTCACCTCCGTTAAAATAGGAGCTTACGATTGGACCTGGGAAGGAATTCATATGAATCCAGAACACGCATTACAGGCTCATCTGGATTTGAACGGCAAAAAATTCCTGCCTGTGCATTGGGGCACTTTTAATTTGGCGATCCACTCATGGGAAGAGCCGATCCAAAGAGCAGTCAAGGCCGCCGAAGAGAACGGAATCGATATAGCGACCCCCAAACCGGGAGAATGGGTGGACGCGAATTCCAAGTCTTCCTTCGAGAAGTGGTGGGAGAAAATCAAGGACTAG
- a CDS encoding sensor histidine kinase → MLQKIERIYEDRDYLTRIKAVHIFIFNIFTLGVGIFASILYLEKGIRPGYVIITVSSFVSAWLIWSKKFEFAVRLNLLSGFASVTAGWFFGAKEGNFFFSISALILVFLYLSNIRNTILVSIYCFGLLAFRAFSGKSFEFQNLVSSLDVIIMYSVFAMVSIMTVRVIQNYSEEKDVLIKEIHHRVRNNLQVLSGLIDLQKSVLSPDTGKHFSEFQNRLFAISKIHDYVYKSKNYNRVNCKIVFQEILSNLIRATSSESVFVDQQIENLDFPIETAIPLALIFNEALLNSLLHGRSRETPSRLLVSLSAHGNCYHLLVSDNGPGLESDTVWREPSTIGFTLIRILAQQLRGDLRVVLDGGTRIEFSFDPAKSSLSL, encoded by the coding sequence ATGTTACAAAAAATAGAAAGAATTTACGAAGATCGGGACTATTTGACCCGAATCAAAGCGGTTCATATATTCATTTTCAATATATTTACCTTGGGTGTCGGAATTTTCGCAAGTATACTATATTTGGAAAAGGGGATTCGTCCCGGATATGTGATTATCACCGTATCCTCTTTCGTTTCGGCTTGGCTGATTTGGAGTAAAAAGTTCGAATTCGCAGTGCGTCTGAACCTACTTTCCGGATTCGCCTCAGTGACGGCAGGATGGTTTTTTGGCGCCAAGGAAGGGAACTTTTTCTTTTCGATTTCCGCTCTGATATTGGTATTCCTATATCTATCCAATATTCGTAATACGATATTGGTTTCGATTTACTGCTTTGGACTTTTGGCTTTCCGTGCCTTTTCCGGAAAAAGTTTCGAATTTCAGAATCTCGTGTCCTCTCTGGATGTAATAATCATGTATTCCGTTTTTGCGATGGTGTCGATTATGACCGTTCGGGTGATCCAGAACTATTCCGAAGAAAAAGACGTACTCATAAAGGAGATCCATCATAGAGTCAGAAACAATCTACAGGTCCTATCCGGGCTGATCGACCTACAAAAAAGCGTACTCTCTCCGGATACTGGAAAGCATTTCTCGGAGTTTCAGAATCGATTGTTCGCGATCTCCAAAATCCACGATTACGTATACAAGTCCAAAAATTACAATCGGGTAAATTGTAAAATCGTCTTCCAGGAGATACTCTCCAATTTGATCAGAGCTACCTCTTCCGAATCGGTTTTCGTAGATCAGCAGATCGAGAATTTGGACTTTCCCATCGAGACTGCAATTCCTCTGGCTCTCATATTCAACGAGGCGCTATTGAACTCGCTCTTACACGGAAGAAGCAGGGAGACTCCCTCCCGATTGCTCGTAAGTTTGAGCGCACACGGAAATTGCTACCATCTCTTGGTGTCGGACAACGGCCCCGGATTGGAGAGCGATACGGTCTGGAGAGAGCCTTCCACGATAGGTTTTACTTTGATACGTATTTTGGCCCAGCAATTAAGAGGGGATCTAAGGGTGGTTCTGGACGGCGGAACCAGAATCGAGTTCAGTTTTGATCCTGCCAAGAGTTCCTTATCCCTTTAA
- a CDS encoding response regulator, producing MVGVAEKTVLILEDAEEIARLYEKYCKKIGVNCEIVNDIPSAVLRMKSSNRRYSAIVVDLVLGDQNGIEFIQKAKELGSEASIIVQTSQNSPGEIINVMKLGVVDYLIKPVSFAAFEKTIRNAIDLNTDKIAQIQFEKSSREVLRNKLEWLTYKESVRKSDEDSHLISTIRSLSTSLSQGSGIGAIVSLLDLLKLSQGESGKGKIVSNEVLEMLYSNQEIIRKQLDGLSSILTIAEEDSSEERTSTVALMQAFSNKVKSIETQLHKKRLKIRFSRFTVDEHVQINRKWIEMSFQELLLNAIKYSKPGTCIDIFFSLADGYFCFAVKNAVENDQALTDSKKGEVLVTRPFYRILPPVEEYTELEQYGLGLGLTAVDLVVNKHRGIFHIYNVTDHTTGEVEDCVMAKVFLPLDTTNATESRNAGLGFGTLSMASS from the coding sequence ATGGTTGGTGTAGCGGAAAAAACGGTATTAATATTGGAAGATGCCGAAGAGATTGCAAGACTCTACGAGAAGTATTGCAAAAAAATCGGAGTCAATTGCGAGATAGTAAACGATATCCCTTCGGCGGTTTTGAGAATGAAGAGTTCCAACCGGCGATATTCGGCTATCGTCGTTGATTTGGTTCTAGGGGACCAGAACGGGATCGAATTCATTCAAAAGGCTAAGGAATTAGGTTCGGAAGCGTCCATCATTGTGCAGACTTCCCAGAATTCTCCCGGAGAAATCATCAATGTGATGAAACTGGGAGTAGTGGATTACCTGATCAAGCCGGTATCTTTTGCGGCTTTCGAAAAAACGATTCGAAACGCGATCGATTTGAACACGGATAAAATCGCCCAGATTCAATTCGAGAAGAGCAGCCGAGAAGTACTCCGAAATAAATTGGAATGGTTAACCTATAAGGAATCGGTGCGTAAATCCGACGAGGATTCTCATTTGATCTCCACGATTCGGTCCTTAAGCACTTCCTTGTCGCAAGGCTCTGGCATCGGCGCCATCGTCTCCCTATTGGATCTACTAAAATTGAGCCAGGGCGAGTCCGGAAAGGGCAAGATTGTGAGTAACGAAGTCTTGGAAATGCTGTACTCGAACCAAGAGATCATACGAAAACAATTGGATGGGCTATCTTCGATCTTGACCATCGCGGAAGAGGATAGTTCCGAAGAAAGAACTTCCACCGTCGCCTTGATGCAGGCCTTCTCCAATAAGGTCAAATCCATCGAAACGCAACTCCACAAGAAGAGGCTTAAGATCCGATTCTCGCGCTTTACGGTCGATGAACACGTCCAAATCAATCGGAAATGGATCGAGATGTCCTTTCAGGAGTTACTACTGAATGCGATCAAATATTCCAAGCCGGGGACTTGTATCGATATATTCTTCAGCTTGGCCGACGGATACTTTTGCTTTGCGGTTAAAAACGCCGTGGAGAACGACCAGGCCTTAACGGATTCCAAGAAAGGAGAAGTATTGGTTACTCGTCCTTTCTATCGTATCCTTCCTCCGGTGGAAGAATACACCGAATTAGAGCAATACGGCCTGGGTCTCGGGCTCACTGCAGTGGATCTGGTGGTAAATAAGCATAGAGGTATATTTCATATTTATAATGTCACGGATCATACTACCGGTGAGGTAGAGGATTGCGTAATGGCAAAAGTCTTTTTGCCACTCGACACGACGAATGCGACGGAATCCCGAAATGCGGGGCTAGGTTTCGGTACGCTTTCCATGGCGTCTTCCTGA
- a CDS encoding chemotaxis protein CheW: METVKTRQYLSFYLGTEIYGIQLEGCKEVDHNKKILKVPHAPSYIEGIVNLRGDLVTILNLSSLFGKPQTISNQKYSLIRLKGKKETFAILSDSVSDIIEVSDNALEACPSHLSEKESRFIRCVSVLENGTLIILNQEELLRLEDE; this comes from the coding sequence ATGGAAACTGTAAAAACCAGACAATATCTATCCTTTTATTTAGGGACCGAGATCTACGGGATCCAATTGGAAGGCTGCAAGGAAGTGGATCATAATAAGAAGATTCTAAAGGTTCCTCATGCCCCTTCCTATATCGAAGGAATCGTGAACCTGAGGGGGGATCTGGTAACCATATTGAACCTGTCCTCTCTTTTCGGAAAGCCGCAGACTATTTCGAATCAGAAATATTCTTTGATTCGATTGAAGGGGAAGAAGGAGACCTTCGCGATTCTTTCCGATTCCGTTTCGGATATAATAGAAGTTTCGGATAACGCTTTGGAGGCTTGTCCTTCCCATCTTAGCGAGAAAGAAAGTCGTTTCATTCGCTGCGTTTCCGTTTTAGAGAATGGCACATTGATTATTTTAAACCAAGAAGAGTTGCTTAGATTAGAGGATGAGTAG
- a CDS encoding ABC transporter ATP-binding protein, with product MKKSPSNPKDAIFKTIGLQKIYSMGEIQVPALKQLDLELYRSEFVVLLGPSGSGKSTLLNVLGGLDSPSAGEVYFKNKRLTGDNEDELTEFRRKYVGFVFQFYNLIPSLTAEENVRLITDISSHPMKPSEALELVGLSDRRDHFPAQLSGGEQQRVAIARAIVKKPEILLCDEPTGALDFKTGKIVLDAISKINRELGTTTVVITHNVGIAAIADRVLEMRDGSMVSDRRNRNKMSTEDLHW from the coding sequence ATGAAGAAGTCCCCATCGAATCCGAAAGACGCTATATTCAAAACGATAGGATTGCAAAAGATCTACAGTATGGGGGAAATCCAGGTCCCCGCACTGAAACAATTGGATCTGGAATTGTACCGATCCGAATTCGTAGTCCTCTTAGGTCCAAGCGGGAGCGGTAAATCAACTTTACTGAATGTATTAGGAGGCCTGGACTCCCCTTCCGCTGGAGAAGTCTATTTCAAGAACAAAAGACTGACGGGAGACAACGAAGATGAGCTTACGGAGTTTCGGCGAAAATACGTCGGATTCGTATTCCAATTCTATAATTTGATTCCCAGTCTTACCGCAGAGGAAAATGTCCGGTTGATCACCGATATCTCCTCTCATCCTATGAAACCTTCGGAAGCTTTGGAACTTGTGGGTCTTTCGGATAGAAGGGACCATTTTCCCGCTCAACTTTCCGGAGGAGAACAGCAAAGGGTGGCGATCGCAAGAGCCATCGTCAAAAAGCCCGAGATTCTCCTTTGCGACGAACCTACCGGCGCTCTGGATTTCAAAACGGGGAAGATCGTTTTGGATGCGATCTCCAAAATCAACAGAGAGTTAGGCACAACCACCGTGGTGATTACTCATAATGTCGGAATCGCAGCCATTGCGGATCGTGTCCTGGAGATGCGCGACGGATCCATGGTATCCGATCGTCGAAATCGAAATAAAATGTCCACTGAGGATTTACATTGGTGA